A single Carnobacterium alterfunditum DSM 5972 DNA region contains:
- a CDS encoding UPF0223 family protein: MEKNYSYPIDYDWTKEQMEDVVNVWRMVELAYEKEIDREEFLMKYKKFKKVIPAIGEEKRWGNKFEALSDYSLYRVVKEAKTTTKKKIHLGER; this comes from the coding sequence ATGGAAAAAAATTATAGTTATCCAATTGATTATGATTGGACAAAAGAACAAATGGAAGATGTAGTAAATGTTTGGCGTATGGTAGAATTAGCTTATGAAAAAGAAATTGATCGAGAAGAATTTTTAATGAAGTATAAGAAGTTTAAAAAAGTTATTCCTGCTATCGGTGAAGAGAAGAGATGGGGAAATAAATTTGAAGCACTTTCAGATTACTCTCTCTATCGTGTAGTAAAAGAAGCCAAAACAACGACTAAAAAAAAGATCCACTTGGGCGAAAGATAA
- a CDS encoding inositol monophosphatase family protein, with protein MDRFTERDQLIRKWIYAAAATIKESFDDELDIERKSNRNDLVTNMDKAIEKQFIEKIQHFFPGERILGEEGLGDEISLLDGVVWIIDPIDGTLNFVKQQDDFAIMIAIYEDGKGQLGYIYDVMQDKLYSARTGKGAYCNKRLLPTIEDRPLKEGLVAISSALMSKEEGLARTVGRASSGVRLIGSAGIETAHVASGRLIGYLAATLAPWDIAAGKIIAEEVGLIYTKLNGDKVDLLQKTPVLVASPTAHKEIIELLKSQKI; from the coding sequence TTGGATCGGTTTACAGAAAGAGATCAATTAATAAGAAAATGGATTTATGCTGCTGCTGCGACAATAAAAGAATCATTCGATGATGAATTAGATATCGAACGAAAATCAAATCGAAATGATCTAGTTACAAATATGGATAAAGCTATCGAAAAGCAGTTCATTGAAAAAATCCAACACTTTTTCCCTGGAGAACGTATCTTAGGAGAAGAAGGGCTTGGAGATGAGATTTCTCTTTTAGATGGCGTAGTGTGGATCATAGACCCCATCGATGGAACCTTGAATTTTGTTAAACAGCAGGATGATTTTGCCATTATGATAGCTATTTATGAAGATGGCAAAGGTCAATTAGGATATATTTATGATGTTATGCAAGATAAATTATATTCTGCTCGAACTGGTAAGGGAGCTTACTGCAATAAAAGACTGCTTCCTACTATTGAAGATAGACCTTTAAAAGAAGGTCTGGTGGCTATTAGCAGTGCTCTCATGTCAAAAGAAGAAGGGCTAGCTAGAACGGTTGGCAGAGCGAGTTCTGGCGTTCGTTTAATTGGTTCTGCAGGTATTGAAACAGCTCATGTTGCTTCAGGAAGATTGATTGGTTACTTGGCAGCAACTTTAGCTCCTTGGGATATTGCTGCAGGCAAAATAATTGCTGAAGAAGTTGGATTGATCTATACAAAGCTAAATGGAGATAAGGTTGATTTGTTACAAAAAACCCCTGTGCTAGTTGCTTCTCCTACAGCTCATAAAGAAATTATCGAACTTTTGAAAAGCCAAAAAATATAG
- the typA gene encoding translational GTPase TypA — MKRRENLRNIAIIAHVDHGKTTLVDELLKQSDTLEGHSQLSERAMDSNALEQERGITILAKNTAVRYQNTNINILDTPGHADFGGEVERIMKMVDGVILVVDSYEGTMPQTRFVLKKALEQNCVPIVVVNKIDKDSARPAEVVDEVLELFIELGANDDQLDFPVIYASAMNGTSSLSDDKNDQEPTMNYIFDTILSEIPAPIDNSDEPLQFQVSLLDYNDYVGRIGIGRVFRGTIKVGDAVTLSKLDGSTKNFRVTKLLGFFGLDRVEIQEAKAGDLIAVSGMEDIFVGETVTPVDHVDPLPILHIDEPTLQMTFLVNNSPFAGREGKWVTSRKIEERLMSELHTDVSLRIENTDSPDAWIVSGRGELHLAILIENMRREGYELQVSRPEVILRDFNGVQCEPFELVQIDTPEEYMGSIIESLSARKGEMKDMVNNGNGQVKLTFLAPARGLIGYSTEFLSMTRGYGIMNHTFDQYLPRLKTKIGGRRNGALVSTETGKTTTYGIMGVEDRGVIFIEPGTEIYEGMIVGENARDNDITVNITKAKQKTNVRSANKDQTNVIKAPRHLTLEESLEFITDDEYCEITPESVRLRKQVLNKSERERSAKKNKSSQI; from the coding sequence ATGAAAAGAAGAGAAAATCTTAGAAATATAGCTATTATTGCCCATGTCGACCACGGTAAAACAACCCTAGTTGATGAATTACTAAAGCAATCAGATACATTAGAAGGACATAGTCAATTATCAGAACGTGCAATGGATTCAAATGCATTAGAGCAAGAACGTGGAATCACGATCTTAGCTAAAAATACTGCTGTTAGATACCAAAATACTAATATCAATATCTTGGATACACCAGGACATGCTGACTTTGGTGGAGAAGTTGAACGTATCATGAAAATGGTAGATGGAGTTATTTTAGTTGTCGATTCTTATGAAGGAACAATGCCACAAACACGATTCGTATTGAAAAAAGCTTTGGAGCAAAATTGTGTTCCTATTGTTGTTGTAAACAAAATTGATAAAGATTCAGCTCGTCCAGCAGAAGTAGTTGACGAAGTATTAGAATTATTTATTGAATTAGGTGCTAATGATGATCAATTAGACTTTCCAGTTATCTATGCTTCAGCAATGAATGGAACATCTAGTTTATCAGATGATAAAAATGATCAAGAACCAACAATGAACTATATATTTGATACGATTCTTTCAGAAATCCCTGCTCCAATCGATAACTCTGACGAACCTTTACAATTCCAAGTATCATTATTAGATTACAATGATTATGTTGGACGTATTGGTATCGGACGTGTATTCCGTGGAACAATTAAAGTTGGAGATGCTGTAACTTTAAGTAAATTAGATGGTTCAACTAAAAACTTCCGTGTAACAAAACTTTTAGGATTCTTTGGTTTAGATCGTGTTGAGATCCAAGAAGCTAAAGCAGGAGATTTAATTGCTGTTTCGGGTATGGAAGATATCTTTGTTGGAGAAACCGTAACACCAGTGGATCACGTTGATCCATTACCAATTCTTCACATCGACGAACCAACATTGCAAATGACTTTCTTAGTAAACAATTCTCCTTTCGCGGGTCGCGAAGGTAAATGGGTGACTTCACGTAAAATTGAAGAACGCTTAATGTCTGAATTGCATACGGATGTTTCATTACGTATTGAAAATACTGATTCTCCAGATGCCTGGATCGTTTCAGGACGTGGAGAATTACATTTGGCAATTCTTATCGAAAACATGCGTCGCGAAGGTTATGAATTGCAAGTTTCTCGTCCAGAAGTTATCTTGAGAGACTTTAATGGTGTTCAATGTGAACCATTTGAATTAGTTCAAATCGATACTCCTGAAGAATACATGGGTTCAATTATTGAATCTCTAAGTGCTCGTAAGGGAGAAATGAAAGATATGGTCAATAACGGGAATGGTCAAGTTAAATTGACTTTCCTAGCTCCAGCCCGTGGATTGATCGGTTATTCTACAGAATTCCTTTCAATGACTCGTGGATATGGAATTATGAACCATACATTTGATCAATACTTGCCACGTTTGAAAACTAAAATTGGTGGACGTCGTAATGGGGCATTAGTTTCAACTGAAACTGGTAAAACAACAACTTATGGTATCATGGGTGTTGAAGATCGTGGAGTAATCTTTATCGAACCAGGTACTGAAATTTATGAAGGTATGATCGTTGGAGAAAACGCTCGTGATAATGATATTACTGTAAATATCACGAAAGCTAAACAAAAAACTAACGTTCGTTCTGCTAATAAAGACCAAACTAACGTAATTAAAGCACCTCGTCATTTAACACTTGAAGAATCATTAGAATTTATAACAGATGATGAGTATTGTGAAATCACTCCTGAAAGTGTTCGTTTACGTAAACAAGTATTAAACAAAAGTGAACGTGAAAGATCAGCTAAGAAAAACAAATCTTCACAAATCTAA
- a CDS encoding IS30 family transposase — MTYTHITMDELVMIEAYYHQGVPVAKIATYLNRTRTPINNVIRFFKAGHTAFDHYLRYKKNKKQCGRKKIDLPKEQQLYIKRKVAEGWTPDVIIGRKEMTIDCSVRTLYRQFKERIFDEVTLPMKGKRKPNGHQERRGRQAYKRNISERIIDYPTFKEEFGHIEGDTIVGVHHKSAVITLVEILSKAIITLKPKGRKACDIENAMNQWFQAIPKNLFKSITFDCGKEFSNWKSLCNQHDVAIYFADPGTPSQRALNENSNGLLRKDGLPKKMDFNEVDQTFVSSVAHKRNNIPRKSLNYQTPLEVFMSYMDEDSLYSLI, encoded by the coding sequence ATGACCTATACCCATATTACCATGGATGAACTAGTGATGATAGAAGCTTATTACCACCAAGGTGTTCCAGTTGCTAAAATAGCTACTTACTTGAATCGTACTCGTACACCGATTAATAATGTTATCAGGTTCTTCAAAGCAGGACACACAGCTTTCGACCATTACCTACGGTATAAAAAAAACAAGAAACAGTGTGGACGCAAAAAAATTGATTTACCAAAAGAACAACAGCTTTATATCAAGCGAAAAGTAGCTGAGGGCTGGACGCCGGATGTCATTATTGGCCGTAAAGAAATGACAATAGACTGTTCCGTACGAACACTTTATAGGCAGTTTAAAGAAAGAATATTCGATGAAGTTACACTCCCGATGAAAGGGAAAAGAAAACCTAACGGACATCAAGAACGTAGAGGTAGACAAGCTTATAAACGAAATATCTCTGAAAGAATAATAGACTATCCCACATTTAAAGAAGAGTTTGGTCATATCGAAGGAGATACCATTGTAGGTGTTCACCACAAAAGTGCGGTTATTACTCTAGTAGAGATTTTATCAAAAGCTATCATTACCTTAAAGCCCAAAGGGCGTAAAGCCTGCGACATTGAGAATGCCATGAATCAATGGTTCCAAGCCATACCAAAAAATTTATTCAAATCCATTACGTTTGATTGCGGAAAGGAGTTTTCCAACTGGAAATCTTTGTGCAACCAACATGATGTCGCTATTTACTTCGCTGATCCTGGAACGCCTTCACAACGAGCTTTAAATGAGAATTCTAATGGACTTCTTCGAAAAGATGGATTGCCAAAAAAAATGGATTTCAACGAAGTTGACCAGACTTTCGTATCATCTGTTGCACACAAACGAAATAACATTCCAAGGAAGTCACTAAATTACCAAACACCGTTGGAAGTTTTTATGAGTTATATGGATGAAGATAGTTTGTATAGCTTAATTTGA
- a CDS encoding FtsW/RodA/SpoVE family cell cycle protein yields MKKFKYLDYYIFIPYLVLSIIGILMVYSASSYIAISQYDDSQRYFIRQAFFVFLGLVTSMVVFLFKYKLLKNKRFLIVASGLVALLLLYLFFFGKVTNGAKGWIFILGFGFQPAEFAKIVVIWYFAYIFSKKQNQLVHNFKETVTPPLTLFGFYLLLILLQPDVGGAAILLVTGTIMILASGVSTKLAAAVGTIGIALIGGILALVRTFGMSLPLIEKYQYDRFLAFWDPFAVSESAGLQLVNSYYALRRGGLFGVGIGESIQKTGYLPEPYTDFIMSIIGEEMGLLGILVIVGLFGLLILRIYLVGIRAKDSFGALICIGIATMLLVQGLVNLGGVIGLMPITGVTFPFISYGGSSTIVLTISIGLVLNVSAADKKNDN; encoded by the coding sequence ATGAAAAAATTCAAATACCTAGATTATTATATCTTTATTCCTTATTTAGTTTTATCCATAATAGGGATCTTAATGGTCTACAGCGCTAGTAGTTATATTGCCATTAGCCAGTACGATGACTCCCAACGTTATTTTATCAGACAAGCATTTTTTGTCTTTCTGGGTTTAGTCACTAGTATGGTTGTTTTTTTATTCAAATATAAATTATTGAAAAATAAACGCTTTTTAATAGTTGCTAGTGGTTTGGTCGCACTACTGCTTCTTTACTTGTTCTTTTTTGGGAAAGTCACAAATGGAGCAAAAGGGTGGATATTTATTTTGGGTTTTGGGTTCCAACCGGCTGAGTTTGCAAAAATAGTCGTTATTTGGTATTTTGCTTATATTTTTTCAAAGAAGCAAAATCAGTTAGTGCATAATTTTAAGGAGACCGTTACTCCACCATTAACACTTTTCGGATTTTATTTGTTATTGATTCTCTTGCAACCTGATGTAGGTGGAGCTGCCATATTACTTGTTACTGGAACTATTATGATTTTAGCAAGTGGCGTTTCAACAAAATTAGCAGCAGCTGTTGGAACAATAGGAATCGCTTTAATAGGGGGCATACTTGCTCTTGTACGTACGTTTGGCATGAGTTTGCCATTAATAGAAAAATACCAATACGATCGTTTCTTAGCTTTTTGGGATCCGTTTGCTGTTTCTGAAAGTGCGGGACTTCAATTAGTAAATTCATATTATGCTTTAAGACGTGGAGGACTCTTCGGAGTAGGAATCGGAGAGAGCATCCAGAAAACGGGTTATCTTCCTGAGCCGTATACAGACTTTATCATGTCTATAATTGGTGAAGAGATGGGATTGCTCGGTATACTGGTCATTGTTGGTTTATTTGGTCTATTGATTTTACGGATCTATTTAGTCGGCATTAGAGCAAAAGATTCATTTGGAGCGTTGATTTGTATAGGGATCGCAACTATGTTATTAGTCCAAGGACTTGTTAATCTGGGCGGAGTTATAGGTTTGATGCCTATAACTGGAGTAACCTTTCCTTTTATCAGCTACGGAGGATCAAGTACGATCGTGCTGACTATTTCTATTGGCTTAGTTTTAAATGTTAGCGCAGCGGATAAAAAAAACGATAATTAG